One region of Diabrotica undecimpunctata isolate CICGRU chromosome 6, icDiaUnde3, whole genome shotgun sequence genomic DNA includes:
- the LOC140444570 gene encoding EPM2A-interacting protein 1-like translates to MEKPGPSKKRKVKDKNRQFQEIWTEKYFFVWSHNKVVCLICKNSVAIAKEYNVKRHYETQHPSFTKFTGELRKQKMLSLKRELIGQQAMFTKPIQDSETATEVSYEISRMIARRSRPFNDGDFVKECIEIAAKKMCPEASKKFEKIQLNRMTIQRRIISLSGNIAEQLIEKTKIIEFFTLALDESTDISSTAQLLIFIRGVNQDFEVLEELLGMCSLKGQTKGVDILNVLLDGVQKLIWTYQNYQELRLTVLLR, encoded by the coding sequence ATGGAGAAGCCAGGACCTAGTAAAAAACGTAAGGTTAAAGATAAAAATCGGCAGTTTCAAGAAATTTGGACTGAGAAATACTTTTTTGTATGGTCGCATAACAAAGTCGTTTGTTTAATTTGCAAGAATTCTGTTGCGATTGCAAAGGAATATAATGTAAAAAGGCACTATGAAACGCAGCATCCTTCTTTTACCAAGTTTACAGGCgaattaagaaagcaaaaaatgttgTCTTTAAAACGGGAGCTTATTGGTCAGCAAGCTATGTTTACAAAACCCATTCAAGATTCAGAAACAGCTACAGAAGTTAGTTATGAAATTTCTCGAATGATAGCAAGGCGAAGTCGCCCCTTCAATGATGGCGATTTTGTAAAAGAATGCATAGAAATTGCCGCTAAGAAAATGTGTCCAGAAGCATCAAAAAAGTTTGAGAAAATTCAACTGAATCGTATGACTATCCAAAGACGAATAATATCTTTGTCAGGTAATATTGCggaacaattaattgaaaaaactaAGATCATTGAATTTTTTACATTAGCACTCGACGAATCCACTGATATTAGTTCCACAGCTCAACTTCTCATATTCATACGAGGTGTTAATCAAGATTTTGAAGTCTTAGAAGAGTTATTAGGAATGTGTTCATTGAAAGGTCAAACCAAAGGAGTTGATATACTCAATGTTCTTTTGGATGGTGTTCAAAAACTGATTTGGACTTATCAAAATTATCAGGAGTTGCGACTGACGGTGCTCCTTCGAtga